The Candidatus Lernaella stagnicola genome segment TCAAGCGGATCCGGATTCTTTGCCCTTCCACTGTCGTACCCCTTTACTCGAAAATATTTGATACGACGCCGGCGCCGACGGTACGGCCGCCTTCGCGAATCGCGAAGCGCAGTCCATCTTCCATCGCAATCGGCGTAATCAATGCCACGCTGATCTTCACGTTCTCGCCCG includes the following:
- the tuf gene encoding elongation factor Tu (EF-Tu; promotes GTP-dependent binding of aminoacyl-tRNA to the A-site of ribosomes during protein biosynthesis; when the tRNA anticodon matches the mRNA codon, GTP hydrolysis results; the inactive EF-Tu-GDP leaves the ribosome and release of GDP is promoted by elongation factor Ts; many prokaryotes have two copies of the gene encoding EF-Tu); amino-acid sequence: GENVKISVALITPIAMEDGLRFAIREGGRTVGAGVVSNIFE